TGAGATCTTTAAGTATATTTGATATTGAATGTCATCTTGATGTAGCTTTTTCTGCATTTATAGGCCTCCTTATATGATGTATTCGGATTGCATTTTTATTGTTTATAAGATTGTTATCTGAAGTTTAATCTTTAGATACTATTTTGCAATAATTTACATTGTATGGTATAATATTCTTATTCATTGTAAAAGAGCCACCTAAAAGAGAAAATATGGTGCCACCTAAAGAGGGTATAATATGGTTTATATCAACAGGAATAGTAAAGAACCTCTATATATGCAAATTTATCAGCAAATCAAAAAAGAGATTTTAGACGGTAGCCGGAAAGAAGGAGAAGTCCTGGAAGGAACCAGGGGTCTGGCTAAAACACTAAATGTAAGCCGGAACACGGTAGATTGCGCATATAGCCAGTTATTAGCGGAAGGATACATTGCATCGAAGAAGGGTATTGGATATTATGTTATGAAAGTTCCGCGAATTAAGGTGAGCGACAGAAATGTTTCGAATAATTTCAGTATCATTAAGAAACATTCTGATAATGTACCACAGCATAAAGTGATCTATGACTTAACGAATAGCAGTTATACCAGCGATCTCTTTCCTAAGAGGTTATGGAGAAAGTATACCCTGGAATGTCTGGACAGACTTGATAATGAAGCTAGGATATCATCCTATCAGGATAAGCAGGGAGAATTGTATTTACGAAGTAATTTACTTTCCTATCTTAAGCGGATTAGGGGGGTACGTTGCGATGAAAGGCAAATAATAATAACATGTGGTATCCAACAATCCTTAGAATACATATGTAAAATGCTACACTGTAAGGAAGCAACTATTCTGATGGAGGAGCCGGGATTTGATAAGGCCGTATCTGTTTTCATGAATAATGGAATAAGAATACAAACTGTGCCGGTGGATAAAAAAGGCATCGTTGTCTCAGAGCTTCCGCTTATTGATAATGTAAGTGCAATCTACTCCACACCATCCCATCAGTTTCCAACTGGAGCAACGTTATCGATTGACCGTAGATATGAGTTATTGAAATGGGTAAAAGAGAGAAACGTATATATTATTGAGGATGATTT
The nucleotide sequence above comes from Variimorphobacter saccharofermentans. Encoded proteins:
- the pdxR gene encoding MocR-like pyridoxine biosynthesis transcription factor PdxR, which encodes MVYINRNSKEPLYMQIYQQIKKEILDGSRKEGEVLEGTRGLAKTLNVSRNTVDCAYSQLLAEGYIASKKGIGYYVMKVPRIKVSDRNVSNNFSIIKKHSDNVPQHKVIYDLTNSSYTSDLFPKRLWRKYTLECLDRLDNEARISSYQDKQGELYLRSNLLSYLKRIRGVRCDERQIIITCGIQQSLEYICKMLHCKEATILMEEPGFDKAVSVFMNNGIRIQTVPVDKKGIVVSELPLIDNVSAIYSTPSHQFPTGATLSIDRRYELLKWVKERNVYIIEDDFDSELRYYHKPIPSLQSIDSDNRVIYLGTFSKTLSPSIRMGYMILPPQLLEIYDNIFNTYNSTVPLLNQYVIGRLIETGHYERHIRRLNNVFRKRLELFLAEFSEVKDKINISSNGSGQYFLLKFSEKVKQDELIERALEHGVRVYSTMRFWQDKAACPPNTLFLGFSKIKLEDIPDCVTRLKKAWAEWLY